One genomic window of Pseudomonas chlororaphis subsp. piscium includes the following:
- a CDS encoding tetratricopeptide repeat protein, with product MSSTEDEQLADLKDWWQRNGKPLVTGGLLALVIVFGWQAWHKYQNNQSQGASMLYQQLLETTLTPDGKPDAARVADLAGKLNSEFGGTAYAQYGSLFVAKVAVDTGKLDDAATELKAIADKPANPTLGEIARQRLAQVLAAQNKAEEALKLLEGDADKAFLATREELKGDLLVQLGRTDEAHAAYEKAKAALSDEAAVGGLQIKLDDLAKGDA from the coding sequence GTGTCGAGTACCGAAGATGAACAGCTGGCGGATTTGAAGGACTGGTGGCAGCGCAACGGCAAACCCCTGGTCACCGGCGGCCTGTTGGCGCTGGTCATCGTGTTCGGCTGGCAGGCCTGGCACAAGTATCAGAACAATCAGTCGCAAGGCGCCTCGATGCTCTATCAGCAATTGCTGGAGACCACGCTGACGCCTGACGGCAAGCCGGATGCAGCCCGTGTCGCAGACCTGGCCGGCAAGCTCAACAGCGAGTTCGGCGGTACCGCCTACGCGCAATACGGCAGCCTGTTCGTCGCCAAGGTGGCGGTCGACACCGGCAAGCTGGACGACGCGGCGACCGAGCTCAAAGCCATCGCCGACAAGCCGGCCAACCCGACGCTGGGCGAGATCGCCCGTCAGCGTCTGGCCCAGGTCCTGGCGGCGCAGAACAAGGCTGAAGAAGCGCTCAAGCTGCTCGAAGGCGATGCCGACAAGGCATTCCTGGCCACTCGCGAAGAGCTCAAGGGTGACCTGCTGGTCCAATTGGGTCGTACCGACGAAGCCCATGCTGCGTACGAAAAAGCCAAGGCCGCGCTGTCCGATGAAGCGGCGGTCGGTGGCCTACAAATCAAGCTGGACGACCTGGCCAAAGGGGATGCGTGA
- the hisS gene encoding histidine--tRNA ligase produces MSKSLQAIRGMNDILPEQTPLWRYFEGTVARLLDNYGYKQIRMPIVEFTELFKRSIGEVTDIVEKEMYTFDDRNGDSLTLRPEGTAACVRAVLEHGITGGGQVQKLWYIGPMFRHERPQKGRYRQFHQIGCEVFNLDGPDIDAELIVLTWRLWGELGIRDAVKLELNSLGTAEARARYRDALVTFLSARMESLDEDSQRRLKTNPLRVLDTKNPDTQAVLVDAPKLADYLDEESRVHFEGLKARLDAAGIPYVINPKLVRGLDYYSKTVFEWVTDKLGAQGTVCAGGRYDGLVEQMGGKPTPGVGFAMGIERLVLLLETLEQIPEEISRQVDVYLCAFGEAAELAALALSERVRDQLPNLRLQINAGAGSFKSQFKKADKSGALYALILGDDELAQQVVGFKPLRGQGEQQSIAWDALAAHLATCVVQG; encoded by the coding sequence GTGAGCAAGTCTCTGCAAGCCATTCGTGGCATGAACGACATCCTGCCCGAGCAGACGCCCTTGTGGCGCTATTTCGAGGGCACCGTTGCACGTTTGCTGGATAACTACGGTTACAAGCAGATCCGTATGCCGATCGTCGAGTTCACCGAGCTGTTCAAGCGCTCCATCGGTGAAGTGACCGACATCGTCGAAAAAGAGATGTACACCTTCGACGACCGCAACGGCGACTCCCTGACCCTGCGTCCGGAAGGCACCGCGGCGTGCGTGCGCGCGGTACTCGAGCATGGCATCACCGGCGGTGGCCAGGTGCAGAAACTCTGGTACATCGGCCCGATGTTCCGCCACGAGCGTCCGCAGAAAGGCCGTTATCGCCAGTTCCACCAGATCGGTTGCGAGGTCTTCAACCTCGACGGTCCGGACATCGACGCCGAGCTGATCGTGCTGACCTGGCGCCTGTGGGGAGAGCTGGGCATCCGTGACGCGGTCAAGCTCGAACTGAACAGCCTGGGGACCGCCGAAGCCCGTGCGCGTTATCGTGATGCGCTGGTGACGTTCCTCTCGGCGCGCATGGAGAGCCTGGACGAAGACAGCCAGCGCCGTCTGAAAACCAACCCGCTGCGCGTGCTCGACACCAAGAACCCGGACACTCAAGCCGTGCTGGTGGACGCGCCGAAGCTGGCCGACTACCTGGACGAAGAGTCCCGCGTGCATTTCGAGGGCCTCAAGGCCCGTCTGGATGCCGCCGGTATCCCTTATGTGATCAACCCGAAGCTGGTGCGCGGGCTGGATTACTACAGCAAGACCGTTTTCGAATGGGTCACCGACAAGCTCGGCGCCCAGGGCACCGTCTGTGCCGGTGGCCGTTACGATGGCCTGGTCGAGCAGATGGGCGGCAAGCCGACCCCGGGCGTCGGTTTCGCCATGGGGATCGAGCGTCTGGTGCTGCTGCTGGAAACCCTGGAGCAGATCCCGGAAGAGATCTCGCGTCAGGTCGACGTTTACCTCTGCGCCTTCGGGGAAGCTGCCGAACTGGCCGCACTGGCGCTGAGTGAGCGTGTTCGTGATCAATTGCCGAACCTGCGCCTGCAGATCAACGCCGGCGCCGGTAGCTTCAAGAGCCAGTTCAAGAAGGCCGACAAGAGCGGGGCGTTGTACGCACTGATCCTCGGTGACGACGAACTGGCCCAGCAAGTGGTAGGTTTCAAACCCCTGCGTGGCCAGGGCGAACAACAAAGCATTGCCTGGGATGCGCTCGCTGCACACCTGGCCACCTGCGTCGTGCAGGGTTGA
- the ispG gene encoding flavodoxin-dependent (E)-4-hydroxy-3-methylbut-2-enyl-diphosphate synthase: MHGESPIKRRESRKIWVGSVPVGGDAPIAVQSMTNSDTNDVAATVAQINRLEAAGVDIVRVSVPDMDAAEAFGRIKQQVKVPLVADIHFDYKIALRVAELGVDCLRINPGNIGREDRVRAVVDAARDRGIPIRIGVNAGSLEKDLQKKYGEPTPAALVESALRHVEHLERLNFKDFKVSVKASDVFMAVEAYRLLAKEIIQPLHLGITEAGGLRSGTVKSAVGLGMLLAEGIGDTIRISLAADPVEEVKVGYDILKSLHLRSRGINFIACPSCSRQNFDVVKTMNELEGRLEDLLVPLDVAVIGCVVNGPGEAKEAHIGLTGGTPNLIYIDGKPSQKLTNDNLVDQLEKLIREKAAEKVEADAALIARG; this comes from the coding sequence ATGCACGGCGAATCTCCAATCAAACGTCGCGAGTCCCGCAAGATCTGGGTCGGCTCGGTACCTGTGGGTGGCGATGCCCCCATTGCCGTGCAGAGCATGACCAACAGCGACACCAACGATGTGGCGGCCACTGTGGCCCAGATCAACCGTCTGGAAGCGGCCGGCGTCGATATCGTGCGGGTTTCCGTACCGGATATGGACGCGGCCGAAGCCTTCGGCCGCATCAAGCAGCAGGTCAAGGTACCGCTGGTTGCCGACATCCACTTCGACTACAAGATCGCCTTGCGCGTGGCCGAACTGGGCGTCGATTGCCTGCGGATCAACCCCGGCAACATCGGTCGTGAAGACCGCGTGCGTGCGGTGGTGGACGCGGCCCGTGATCGCGGGATCCCGATCCGTATCGGCGTCAACGCCGGCTCCCTGGAAAAAGACCTGCAGAAGAAATACGGCGAGCCGACCCCGGCGGCGCTGGTGGAGTCTGCCCTGCGTCACGTCGAGCACCTCGAACGCCTGAACTTCAAGGACTTCAAGGTCAGCGTGAAAGCCTCCGACGTGTTCATGGCCGTCGAAGCCTATCGCCTGCTGGCCAAGGAAATCATCCAGCCGCTGCACCTGGGTATCACCGAAGCCGGCGGTTTGCGTTCAGGCACGGTGAAATCCGCCGTGGGCCTCGGTATGCTGCTGGCCGAAGGGATTGGCGATACTATTCGCATCTCGTTGGCGGCCGACCCGGTCGAAGAAGTGAAAGTCGGCTACGACATTCTCAAGTCCCTGCATCTGCGTTCCCGTGGCATCAACTTCATCGCCTGCCCGAGCTGCTCGCGGCAGAACTTCGATGTGGTCAAGACCATGAACGAACTGGAAGGGCGCCTTGAGGATCTGCTGGTACCGCTGGACGTGGCGGTCATCGGTTGTGTGGTCAACGGTCCGGGCGAAGCCAAAGAGGCGCATATCGGCCTGACCGGCGGGACGCCGAACCTGATTTACATCGACGGCAAGCCGTCGCAGAAACTGACGAATGACAATCTTGTGGATCAACTGGAAAAGCTGATCCGCGAGAAAGCGGCCGAAAAGGTCGAAGCCGACGCAGCGCTGATCGCGCGCGGCTAA
- a CDS encoding RodZ domain-containing protein — MKAAHPEVLAATRVNPGETLRQARESNGWSLAEVALKLNLTASSLSNLEAGAFDKLPGHTFARGYIRAYAKLLGMDQAVLVQAFDQYTGTDSQGSNVHSLGRIEEPVRVSHTILRIVSLLLLIAVIGGGFIWWQDQTSVRTKELIGLNQEHVEVEGADGTTQIHPIDEPEDQAVVEGQTEGETALALPETPAPGQAQADAAAPAPSVPAAAPVAPVAPAPVVVAPAAPAPSAPAAPAPVAPVVAAATIPAAPAAPTAPAAAPVAGAGQVQIQFTADCWTQITDGSGKVLLSGLKRKGETADVSGKPPFAVRLGYARGAQVSYNGQAIDVAPFTSGETARLKLGQ, encoded by the coding sequence ATGAAAGCGGCGCATCCCGAAGTTCTAGCAGCGACTCGCGTAAACCCCGGTGAGACCCTGCGTCAGGCCCGCGAAAGCAATGGTTGGTCGCTGGCTGAAGTGGCCCTCAAGCTCAATCTGACCGCAAGCTCGTTGAGCAACCTGGAAGCCGGTGCTTTCGACAAGCTGCCGGGGCATACCTTCGCCCGCGGCTATATCCGTGCCTATGCCAAGTTGCTGGGGATGGACCAGGCCGTTCTGGTCCAGGCCTTCGACCAATACACAGGCACCGATTCCCAGGGCAGCAATGTGCATAGCCTGGGCCGTATCGAAGAGCCGGTACGGGTTTCCCACACTATTTTGCGCATCGTCAGCCTGTTGCTGCTGATCGCGGTGATCGGCGGCGGCTTTATCTGGTGGCAGGATCAGACCTCGGTGCGCACCAAGGAGCTGATCGGCCTCAATCAGGAACACGTCGAAGTCGAAGGTGCCGACGGCACCACGCAGATTCATCCGATCGACGAGCCGGAAGACCAGGCAGTCGTGGAAGGTCAGACCGAAGGCGAAACCGCCCTGGCCCTGCCTGAAACCCCGGCTCCAGGCCAGGCCCAGGCGGATGCCGCGGCTCCTGCGCCAAGCGTTCCGGCTGCCGCACCTGTTGCCCCGGTTGCTCCGGCACCAGTGGTCGTGGCACCGGCAGCACCCGCGCCGAGCGCTCCGGCCGCGCCTGCCCCTGTAGCGCCTGTGGTCGCGGCAGCGACTATTCCGGCTGCCCCGGCAGCTCCAACTGCACCTGCCGCAGCGCCTGTAGCTGGCGCGGGTCAGGTACAGATCCAGTTCACAGCCGATTGCTGGACCCAGATCACCGACGGCAGCGGTAAAGTGCTGCTGAGTGGCCTGAAGCGCAAGGGCGAGACCGCCGATGTTTCCGGCAAGCCGCCATTTGCCGTGCGCCTGGGTTATGCCCGTGGCGCGCAGGTCAGCTACAACGGACAAGCGATCGATGTGGCTCCGTTCACCAGTGGCGAGACTGCTCGCCTGAAGTTAGGTCAATAA
- the pilW gene encoding type IV pilus biogenesis/stability protein PilW, whose product MTLRVALLLLFVSLSAGCVLSGDFNPMKTSKGRDEAREAYVQLGLGYLQQGMTERAKVPLKKALELDQSDADANAALALVFQAEMEPELADQHYRKALASRPSDARILNNYGSFLFEEKRYKDAYQRFEQAAADTLYPERSRVFENLGMTAVMLGERDLARQHLEKALRLNRQQPRALLEMAELSFEDRHYVPARDYYDRFSLLSEQNARSLLLGIRLATVFEDRDKAASYGLQLKRLYPGTPEYQQYLSEQ is encoded by the coding sequence ATGACCTTGCGCGTCGCGCTGCTTCTGCTTTTTGTCAGCCTGTCGGCTGGCTGTGTTCTTTCGGGGGATTTCAACCCGATGAAGACAAGCAAGGGGCGGGACGAGGCGCGTGAGGCCTATGTTCAGCTGGGCCTGGGGTATCTGCAGCAAGGCATGACCGAACGGGCGAAAGTGCCGCTGAAAAAGGCCCTGGAGCTGGACCAGTCCGATGCTGACGCCAATGCCGCCCTGGCGCTGGTGTTCCAGGCCGAAATGGAACCCGAGCTGGCTGACCAGCATTACCGCAAGGCCCTGGCTTCGCGTCCTTCCGATGCCCGTATCCTGAACAACTACGGCAGCTTTCTCTTTGAAGAAAAACGTTACAAAGATGCTTATCAGCGCTTTGAACAGGCGGCTGCTGATACCCTGTACCCCGAGCGATCCCGAGTGTTCGAGAACCTTGGCATGACCGCCGTGATGCTGGGTGAGCGTGATCTGGCCCGGCAACACCTGGAAAAAGCCCTGCGCCTGAACCGCCAGCAGCCTCGTGCATTGCTGGAAATGGCTGAGTTGTCCTTCGAAGACAGGCATTATGTGCCCGCACGCGACTATTACGATCGTTTTAGCCTGCTCAGCGAGCAAAATGCACGTAGTCTATTGCTCGGCATTCGGCTGGCAACGGTGTTCGAAGATCGCGACAAGGCCGCCAGTTACGGCCTGCAATTAAAACGACTCTATCCCGGTACGCCGGAATATCAGCAATACCTGTCGGAGCAATGA
- the rlmN gene encoding 23S rRNA (adenine(2503)-C(2))-methyltransferase RlmN, whose product MTTSTGKTNLLGLTQPEMEKFFDSIGEKRFRAGQVMKWIHHFGVDDFDAMTNVGKALREKLKAVAEIRGPEVVSEDISSDGTRKWVVRVASGSCVETVYIPQGKRGTLCVSSQAGCALDCSFCSTGKQGFNSNLTAAEVIGQVWIANKSFGSVPATVDRAITNVVMMGMGEPLLNFDNVISAMHLMMDDLGYGISKRRVTLSTSGVVPMIDELAKHIDVSLALSLHAPNDALRNQLVPINKKYPLKMLLESCQRYMSSLGEKRVLTIEYTLLKDVNDKVEHAVEMIALLKDIPCKINLIPFNPFPHSGYERPSNNAIRRFQDQLHHAGFNVTVRTTRGEDIDAACGQLVGQVLDRTRRSERYIAVRELSADADMPQSAANRT is encoded by the coding sequence ATGACTACATCGACTGGCAAAACTAACCTGTTGGGTCTGACTCAACCGGAAATGGAAAAATTCTTCGACTCAATCGGGGAGAAGCGTTTCCGTGCCGGTCAGGTAATGAAATGGATTCACCACTTTGGCGTCGATGATTTCGACGCCATGACGAATGTCGGCAAGGCCTTGCGCGAAAAGCTCAAGGCCGTTGCCGAAATTCGCGGTCCGGAAGTGGTCAGCGAGGACATCTCCAGCGACGGCACCCGTAAATGGGTGGTGCGCGTGGCGTCCGGCAGCTGCGTCGAGACCGTTTACATTCCCCAGGGCAAACGCGGCACCTTGTGCGTTTCGTCCCAGGCAGGCTGTGCCCTGGACTGCAGTTTCTGCTCCACCGGCAAGCAAGGCTTCAATAGCAACCTCACCGCCGCCGAAGTCATCGGCCAGGTGTGGATTGCCAACAAATCCTTTGGCAGCGTCCCGGCGACCGTCGACCGTGCCATCACCAACGTGGTGATGATGGGCATGGGTGAGCCGCTGCTGAACTTCGACAACGTCATCTCGGCCATGCACTTGATGATGGACGACCTGGGCTACGGCATTTCCAAGCGCCGCGTGACCCTGTCGACCTCCGGCGTGGTACCGATGATCGATGAGCTGGCCAAGCACATCGACGTCTCCCTGGCGTTGTCCCTGCACGCACCGAACGATGCGCTGCGCAACCAGCTGGTACCGATCAATAAGAAGTATCCGCTGAAGATGCTGCTCGAATCCTGCCAGCGCTACATGTCGTCGCTGGGCGAGAAACGTGTGCTGACGATTGAGTACACGCTGCTCAAGGACGTCAATGATAAGGTTGAACACGCTGTCGAAATGATCGCGTTGCTCAAGGACATTCCTTGCAAGATTAACCTGATCCCGTTCAACCCGTTCCCGCATTCCGGTTACGAGCGGCCGAGCAACAACGCCATTCGCCGGTTCCAGGATCAACTGCATCACGCAGGCTTCAACGTCACCGTGCGCACCACGCGCGGCGAAGACATCGATGCGGCCTGTGGGCAACTGGTCGGGCAGGTGCTGGATCGCACCCGTCGTAGCGAACGTTATATCGCCGTGCGCGAGTTGAGCGCCGACGCCGATATGCCGCAAAGCGCTGCGAATCGTACCTGA
- the ndk gene encoding nucleoside-diphosphate kinase — translation MAVQRTFSIIKPDAVAKNVIGEIVTRFEKAGLRVVASKMKQLSKAEAEGFYAEHSARGFFGELVAFMTSGPVVVQVLEGENAIALNRELMGATNPKEAAAGTIRADFAESIDANAVHGSDSEAAAAREIAYFFASTEVTTR, via the coding sequence ATGGCTGTTCAACGTACTTTCTCCATCATCAAGCCTGACGCTGTTGCAAAAAACGTCATCGGCGAGATCGTTACCCGTTTCGAAAAAGCTGGCCTGCGCGTTGTAGCTTCGAAAATGAAGCAACTGTCGAAAGCCGAAGCTGAAGGCTTCTACGCTGAGCACAGCGCTCGTGGCTTCTTCGGCGAGCTGGTTGCCTTCATGACTTCCGGTCCGGTTGTCGTTCAGGTTCTGGAAGGCGAAAACGCTATCGCTCTGAACCGTGAGCTGATGGGCGCTACCAACCCTAAAGAAGCTGCTGCCGGCACCATCCGCGCTGACTTCGCTGAATCCATCGACGCCAACGCCGTTCACGGTTCGGACTCCGAAGCCGCTGCTGCACGCGAAATCGCTTACTTCTTCGCTTCCACCGAAGTGACCACTCGCTAA
- the iscX gene encoding Fe-S cluster assembly protein IscX produces MSLKWVDVLEIAIQLAESKPDVDPRYVNFVDLHQWVLALPEFSDDPARGGEKVLEAIQAAWIEEAD; encoded by the coding sequence ATGAGTCTGAAATGGGTTGATGTGCTGGAAATCGCGATCCAGCTGGCTGAGTCCAAGCCGGATGTGGATCCGCGGTACGTAAACTTTGTCGATCTGCACCAATGGGTTCTGGCACTGCCGGAATTCAGCGACGATCCGGCTCGCGGTGGCGAGAAGGTTCTTGAAGCAATTCAGGCCGCCTGGATCGAAGAAGCAGACTGA
- the fdx gene encoding ISC system 2Fe-2S type ferredoxin has protein sequence MPQIIFLPHAVFCPDGLVVEAAPGTSILEVAHDNHIEIESACGGVCACTTCHCIVREGFDSLNEADELEEDLLDKAWGLEAQSRLSCQAIVGEEDLTVEIPKYSLNHAAEAPH, from the coding sequence ATGCCGCAGATCATTTTTCTGCCACACGCCGTGTTTTGCCCGGATGGCCTGGTTGTAGAGGCTGCGCCGGGTACCTCGATTCTCGAAGTGGCCCATGACAACCACATCGAGATCGAGAGCGCCTGCGGCGGCGTCTGCGCCTGCACCACCTGCCACTGCATCGTTCGCGAGGGTTTCGACTCGCTGAACGAAGCCGACGAGCTGGAAGAAGACCTGCTGGACAAGGCCTGGGGCCTGGAGGCGCAATCGCGTCTATCCTGTCAGGCGATCGTCGGCGAGGAAGACCTGACCGTCGAAATTCCGAAATACTCGCTCAACCATGCGGCCGAAGCGCCGCACTGA
- the hscA gene encoding Fe-S protein assembly chaperone HscA — MALLQIAEPGQSPQPHQRRLAVGIDLGTTNSLVAALRSGLSEPLADANGQVILPSAVRYHTDHVEVGESARLAASADPLNTVLSVKRLMGRGLSDVKQLGEQLPYRFVDGESHMPFIETIQGPKSPVEVSADILKVLRQRAESTLGGELVGAVITVPAYFDDAQRQATKDAAKLAGLNVLRLLNEPTAAAVAYGLDQHAEGVVAIYDLGGGTFDISILRLTGGVFEVLATGGDSALGGDDFDHAIAGWIIESAGLSADLDPGKQRNLLQIACAAKEALTNAPSVEVTYGAWSAPLTREAFDALIEPMVSRSLKACRRAVRDSNVELEDVQAVVMVGGSTRVPRVREAVAEMFGRQPLTEIDPDQVVAIGAAIQADTLAGNKRDGGELLLLDVIPLSLGLETMGGLMEKVIPRNTTIPVARAQDFTTYKDGQSAMMIHVLQGERELISDCRSLARFELRGIPAMVAGAAKIRVTFQVDADGLLSVSARELGSGVEASIQVKPSYGLTDGEIARMLKDSFQYASDDKVARVLREQQVDAQRLIEAVQGALEADGERLLDAEERMVIELQMQELSELMRGTDGYAIEQQTKRLSQVTDAFAARRLDSTVKAALAGRNLNEIEE, encoded by the coding sequence ATGGCCCTACTGCAGATCGCCGAACCCGGCCAAAGTCCTCAACCGCACCAGCGTCGCCTGGCTGTGGGGATCGACTTGGGCACTACCAATTCGCTGGTCGCTGCCTTGCGCAGTGGTCTTTCCGAGCCGCTGGCCGACGCCAACGGGCAGGTCATCCTGCCGTCTGCCGTGCGTTATCACACCGACCATGTCGAGGTGGGCGAGTCCGCCAGGCTGGCGGCGTCTGCCGACCCCCTGAACACTGTGTTGTCGGTCAAGCGCTTGATGGGTCGTGGTCTTTCCGACGTCAAGCAATTGGGCGAGCAGCTGCCGTATCGCTTCGTCGACGGCGAGTCGCACATGCCGTTCATCGAAACCATCCAGGGCCCGAAAAGCCCGGTGGAAGTCTCCGCCGATATCCTCAAGGTCTTGCGCCAGCGCGCCGAGTCGACCCTGGGTGGAGAGTTGGTGGGCGCGGTGATCACCGTTCCGGCCTATTTCGACGATGCGCAGCGTCAAGCGACCAAGGATGCGGCCAAGCTGGCCGGTCTCAATGTGTTGCGTCTGCTCAACGAGCCGACCGCGGCGGCCGTGGCCTATGGTCTGGATCAACACGCCGAAGGCGTGGTGGCCATTTATGATCTGGGTGGAGGGACTTTCGATATTTCCATTCTGCGCCTGACCGGCGGCGTCTTCGAAGTGCTGGCCACCGGTGGCGACAGCGCCCTGGGCGGCGACGATTTCGATCATGCGATCGCTGGCTGGATCATCGAGAGCGCCGGCCTGTCCGCCGATCTCGATCCGGGTAAGCAGCGCAATCTGCTGCAAATCGCCTGTGCCGCCAAGGAAGCGCTCACCAATGCCCCATCGGTCGAAGTGACCTATGGCGCCTGGTCGGCGCCGCTGACCCGCGAAGCCTTCGATGCCCTGATCGAGCCGATGGTGTCGCGCAGCCTCAAGGCTTGCCGTCGCGCCGTGCGTGATTCCAATGTCGAGCTGGAAGATGTCCAGGCGGTGGTCATGGTCGGCGGTTCGACTCGTGTTCCACGGGTTCGCGAAGCAGTCGCTGAAATGTTCGGTCGCCAGCCGCTGACCGAGATCGACCCGGACCAGGTGGTGGCCATTGGTGCTGCGATCCAGGCCGATACCCTGGCTGGCAACAAACGCGATGGTGGCGAACTGCTGCTGCTTGATGTGATTCCGCTGTCCCTGGGGCTGGAAACCATGGGCGGGTTGATGGAGAAGGTGATTCCGCGTAACACCACTATCCCGGTCGCCCGTGCCCAGGACTTCACCACTTACAAAGATGGCCAGTCGGCCATGATGATTCACGTGTTGCAGGGCGAGCGCGAGCTGATCAGCGACTGCCGTTCCCTGGCGCGCTTCGAACTGCGCGGCATTCCGGCCATGGTCGCCGGTGCGGCGAAGATCCGCGTGACCTTCCAGGTCGATGCCGATGGCCTGCTGAGCGTGTCCGCTCGCGAGTTGGGCTCGGGCGTCGAAGCCAGCATCCAGGTCAAGCCATCCTACGGTCTGACCGACGGCGAAATCGCCCGGATGCTCAAGGATTCCTTCCAGTACGCCAGCGACGACAAGGTCGCCCGCGTGCTGCGCGAGCAGCAGGTCGATGCCCAGCGCCTGATCGAGGCGGTGCAGGGCGCTCTGGAGGCGGACGGCGAGCGTCTGCTGGATGCCGAAGAGCGCATGGTCATCGAGCTGCAAATGCAGGAATTGAGTGAATTGATGCGTGGCACCGATGGTTACGCCATCGAGCAGCAGACCAAGCGTCTGTCGCAAGTGACCGATGCTTTTGCTGCCCGCCGCCTGGACTCGACGGTGAAAGCCGCTCTGGCGGGGCGCAATCTGAATGAAATCGAGGAATAA
- the hscB gene encoding co-chaperone HscB, protein MGTPCHFALFELQPSFRLDLEQLATRYRELARAVHPDRFADASEREQRLALEHSASLNEAYQTLKSPPKRARYLLAMGGHELPLEVTVHDPEFLLQQMQWREELEDLQDEADLAGIAAFKRRLKVAQDELNESFAACWDDAAQREQAERLMRRMQFLDKLTYEVRQLEERLDD, encoded by the coding sequence GTGGGTACTCCTTGTCATTTCGCTTTATTTGAGCTGCAACCGAGCTTCCGCCTGGATCTCGAGCAGCTGGCCACGCGCTACCGTGAGTTGGCGCGTGCCGTTCATCCGGACCGCTTCGCTGACGCCTCCGAGCGTGAGCAGCGCCTGGCGCTAGAGCATTCCGCCAGCCTCAACGAGGCCTACCAGACTCTCAAAAGTCCTCCCAAGCGTGCGCGATACCTGCTCGCCATGGGCGGTCATGAGCTGCCGCTGGAGGTCACGGTGCACGATCCGGAGTTCCTTCTGCAGCAGATGCAGTGGCGCGAAGAGCTCGAGGATCTGCAGGACGAGGCCGACCTGGCCGGTATTGCAGCTTTCAAGCGCCGCCTGAAAGTGGCCCAGGATGAATTGAACGAAAGCTTCGCGGCCTGTTGGGATGATGCTGCGCAACGCGAACAGGCCGAACGCCTGATGCGGCGCATGCAGTTCCTCGACAAGCTCACCTACGAAGTGCGCCAGTTAGAAGAGCGCCTCGACGATTAA
- the iscA gene encoding iron-sulfur cluster assembly protein IscA, translating into MAISMTEAAAQHVRRSLNGRGKGDGIRLGVRTTGCSGLAYVLEFVDEIGEDDQVFESHGEKVIIDPKSLTYLDGTELDFVKEGLNEGFKFNNPNVRGECGCGESFNI; encoded by the coding sequence ATGGCTATCAGCATGACAGAAGCGGCTGCTCAACACGTGCGACGCTCCCTCAACGGGCGCGGCAAAGGTGATGGGATTCGTCTGGGTGTTCGCACCACGGGCTGTTCCGGCCTTGCCTATGTCCTGGAGTTCGTCGACGAGATCGGTGAAGACGATCAGGTGTTCGAGAGTCATGGCGAGAAAGTGATCATTGATCCGAAAAGCCTGACCTACCTGGATGGCACCGAACTGGACTTCGTCAAGGAAGGGTTGAACGAGGGCTTCAAGTTCAACAACCCCAACGTGCGCGGTGAATGTGGCTGCGGCGAAAGCTTCAACATCTGA
- the iscU gene encoding Fe-S cluster assembly scaffold IscU: MAYSEKVIDHYENPRNVGKMDAEDPDVGTGMVGAPACGDVMRLQIKVNEQGIIEDAKFKTYGCGSAIASSSLATEWMKGKTLDEAETIKNTQLAEELALPPVKIHCSVLAEDAIKAAVRDYKQKKGLI; the protein is encoded by the coding sequence ATGGCTTACAGCGAAAAGGTCATCGACCACTACGAGAACCCGCGCAACGTCGGCAAGATGGACGCGGAAGATCCTGATGTCGGCACCGGCATGGTCGGCGCTCCGGCGTGCGGCGACGTGATGCGCCTGCAAATCAAGGTCAACGAACAGGGCATCATCGAAGACGCCAAGTTCAAGACCTACGGTTGCGGTTCGGCTATCGCCTCCAGCTCCCTGGCTACCGAGTGGATGAAGGGCAAGACTCTGGATGAAGCAGAGACCATCAAGAACACTCAGCTGGCTGAAGAGCTGGCCCTGCCGCCAGTGAAAATCCACTGCTCGGTACTTGCCGAAGACGCCATCAAGGCCGCCGTTCGCGACTACAAGCAGAAGAAAGGCCTGATCTGA